The DNA window ACCGGTCGGGGTCGGCGTCGAAGAGTGGGCCGCAGGCCGCGCAGCAGAACCAGTACCGCTCACCGTTGTAGTCGCGGTACAGCCCCTCGGCTTCGGCCTGGGACTTGATCACCGGGGTGCCGGCCATGACCAGGCACTCGGTGACATCGTCGCTGTTCGCCTTTGCGAGGTCCTCGGTCTTGGGGGCG is part of the Nesterenkonia lacusekhoensis genome and encodes:
- a CDS encoding YHS domain-containing protein encodes the protein MTAHDHHNHGHGHGSASGGCSGHAPKTEDLAKANSDDVTECLVMAGTPVIKSQAEAEGLYRDYNGERYWFCCAACGPLFDADPDRYANAA